The Oncorhynchus nerka isolate Pitt River linkage group LG9a, Oner_Uvic_2.0, whole genome shotgun sequence genome has a segment encoding these proteins:
- the LOC115134279 gene encoding enhancer of mRNA-decapping protein 4-like isoform X9: MASNSNIDIEGATQHLRDILKLDRPGNSVDASPSENQSRTSFNGELNGLLGADLIGAGDRSTMAESTGPNSENMNTQECQIICLSGDDGSTCIPITSNNVEIVASRDSSIDSKARGSNKVKIQPVAKYDWEHKYYYGNLIAVSNAYLAYAIRGANNQAMIRVLSLGSAERTLLKGFTGAVTDLAFAHLDSTLLGCVDEAGNLVIWQLTCHSSKILDQVIVHVRRPEDTPLNSNRRLIWCPFILEDNEENPEDASQTLALLHEDRAEVWDLEILRSNNGTWPVDATDLKDGVITIKGHTDRISEGALSPDGTVLATASHDGYVKFWQIYIEGQDQPSPLPGFFHRCLHEWQPHNGNPLSCLLFCDNHKKQDPDVPFWRFLITGADQNQELKMWCTVSWTCLQTIRFSPDPFNSSVLPCLKASLDLSAECLILSDVQRKVLYVMELLQDQEKGRASFTAVSEFLLTHPVLSFGVQDVSHSRLCHTEVLPPDEESESMTADGNQGTMESKAGIQIKLYCVHTKSLQDVQIWFQPNLGSGSSLFLPHSNSNNGFGELGFSDHLTDMSVEGLSSDKESGCGSENDLCKIPALADFLSPSGTAAMPKLMTPDAFMTPSASVPASPGSSASSLTIVTAMSSNSDSGASDGNVCRGGEELTQSPKMSVESNSILIAGLGDNMPGLPSPNPPLSLDPQVIEPMLIQQASPTRARSPDVISSASTAMSQDIPEIASETLQRGLGGMSGAESRETLPALHTDSMASAASALHHLSPRNRNSSDHGHLPLELGAVVGAVEAEQRLSNTPSLLENALSQENAAAAASCSDNNVSHPWPAAPDITRETRNSLRDNGLGDCSREEIKDRHMSSPYHRRTYHLTQNDSQDASAEQSDHDDEVASLESSSGNCGARSSQRLPVKEWKSSPRGSPKLKRKSKKDDGDASHASQSRQPEQHHQQMNPEVLEELLILLRNQQREIAELHQSQLELLQRVTGHMDAVQSSVIAHVEHVMVSQQEHEQRRMERILAEGHTRNQQLQEHLSQQLGQTLSNTLCNRLDKTLREEMKKTVPPTITKSLEPVTAQMSNTIAAKLTAVEAALKENVSKVVKSKNTTDAIGRAAAEAMQGPIQAAYKDAFQGIVLPVFERGCQSMFQQINESFKQGTHEYIQQLETHVKNKKQHEQEARDPMIGQLQQMIDTFQNSTDQLATTITASVRSEVQHQLHMTVGNLQDSILTQVQRIVKGEVSMAMKEQQAAVNSSIMQAMRSAAGTPVPTAHLDYQAQQASILQLLQQGQLNQAFQQALSASDLNLVLYVCETIDSQQVFGQHPCPLIQPVLLSLIQQLSTNLATRSELKISYLEDAVMNLDHGDPVTRDHMSAVLSQVRQKLFQFLQSDPHSPLSKRARRLVMMLQGLVNH, encoded by the exons ATGCTTCTCCAAGTGAGAACCAAAGCAGAACATCTTTCAATGGTGAATTGAATGGACTTCTGGGAGCAGACCTTATAGGAGCAGGCGACAGGTCAACCATGGCTGAATCCACAGGCCCTAATTCAGAGAACATGAACACCCAAGAGTGTCAGATCAT CTGCCTCTCTGGGGATGATGGCTCCACTTGCATTCCCATCACATCTAACAATGTTGAAATTGTGGCCAGTCGAGACTCAAGCATTGACAGCAAGGCACGTGGCAGCAACAAG GTAAAAATCCAGCCTGTCGCCAAGTACGACTGGGAGCACAAGTATTACTACGGCAACCTCATTGCGGTCTCTAACGCATACCTGGCATATGCCATCCGAG GAGCAAACAACCAGGCCATGATCCGTGTGTTGAGCTTGGGCTCGGCAGAGCGCACCCTGCTGAAGGGCTTCACTGGTGCAGTCACAGACCTGGCCTTCGCACACCTGGATTCCACCCTGCTGGGATGTGTTGACGAGGCCGGTAACCTGGTCATCTGGCAGCTCACCTGCCATAGCAGCAAGATCCT CGATCAAGTCATTGTCCACGTCcggaggcctgaggacacacctCTGAACTCCAATAGGAGGTTGATCTGGTGTCCCTTCATCCTAGAGGACAATGAAGAGAACCCTGAGGATGCCAGCCAGACCCTGGCCCTACTGCATGAAGACaga GCTGAAGTGTGGGATCTGGAGATCCTCCGCAGCAACAATGGCACCTGGCCAGTAGATGCCACTGACCTAAAGGACGGAGTTATAACCATAAAAGGACATACAGAT CGCATCAGTGAAGGTGCCCTGTCTCCGGATGGCACAGTCTTGGCCACAGCCAGTCATGATGGATATGTAAAGTTCTGGCAAATCTACATTGAAGGACAGGACCAGCCAAG TCCTCTCCCCGGCTTCTTCCACAGATGTCTACACGAGTGGCAGCCCCACAACGGGAACCCCCTttcctgcctgctgttctgtgaCAACCACAAGAAACAGGACCCAGA TGTTCCATTCTGGCGCTTTCTGATTACTGGAGCTGATCAGAACCAGGAGTTGAAGATGTGGTGCACAGTGTCATGGACCTGCCTGCAGACCATCAG GTTCTCTCCAGACCCGTTCAACTCCTCAGTCCTGCCCTGTCTGAAGGCCAGTCTGGACCTGTCTGCAGAATGCCTCATCCTCAGTGACGTACAGAGAAAG GTGTTGTATGTGATGGAGTTGTTGCAGGACCAGGAAAAAGGCAGAGCCAGCTTCACAGCCGTGTCAGAGTTTCTGCTCACACACCCTGTGCTTAGCTTCGGTGTTCAGGATGTCAGCCACAGCCGCCTGTGCCACACGGAGGTCCTCCCGCCAGACGAGGAGAGCGAGAGTATGACTGCAG ATGGCAACCAGGGCACAATGGAATCCAAAGCTGGGATCCAAATCAAGCTATATTGTGTTCACACAAA GTCCCTTCAAGATGTGCAGATCTGGTTCCAGCCAAACCTTGGATCTGGCTCATCCTTGTTCCTGCCTCACTCGAACTCAAATAATGGCTTTGGTGAGTTAG GTTTTTCAGATCACTTGACAGACATGAGTGTGGAAGGTTTGAGCTCTGATAAGGAATCTGGATGCGGCTCCGAAAATGATCTCTGCAAGATTCCCGCTCTTGCTGACTTCCTGTCCCCCTCTGGCACTGCTGCTATGCCCAAGCTCATGACCCCTGACGCCTTCATGACCCCCAGTGCTTCG GTCCCAGCCTCCCCAGGCAGCAGTGCCAGCAGCCTGACCATAGTGACAGCCATGAGCAGCAACTCTGACAGTGGCGCCAG TGATGGTAATGtctgcaggggaggagaggagctcaCCCAGAGCCCTAAGATGTCTGTGGAGAGCAACTCCATCCTCATCGCAGGCTTAGGGGACAACATGCCG GGGCTTCCCTCTCCAAACCCGCCCCTCTCGCTGGACCCGCAGGTCATTGAGCCTATGCTGATTCAGCAGGCCTCTCCTACCCGGGCCCGCTCTCCGGACGTCATCTCGTCTGCCTCCACGGCCATGTCTCAGGACATACCTGAGATCGCCTCTGAGACGCTGCAGCGAGGCCTGGGGGGGATGTCTGGAGCTGAATCTCGAGAAACTCTCCCAGCCCTCCACACAGACAGTATGGCTTCTGCAGCCTCAGCTCTTCACCACCTCTCTCCACGAAACCGGAACAGCTCTGACCATGGCCATCTGCCCCTGGAGCTGGGTGCTGTAGTAGGAGCAGTGGAGGCGGAACAGAGGCTCAGTAACACCCCCTCACTACTGGAGAACGCTCTGTCACAGGAGaatgctgctgccgctgcctccTGCTCAGACAACAATGTGAGCCACCCGTGGCCTGCAGCTCCTGACATCACACGGGAAACACGAAACAGCCTGCGAGACAATGGCCTGGGAGACTG TTCGAGGGAGGAAATTAAGGACAGACACATGTCCTCTCCATACCACAGACGCACCTACCACTTAACCCAGAATGACAGTCAGGACGCCAGTGCAGAACAGAG TGACCATGACGATGAGGTGGCCAGTCTAGAGTCGTCTTCAGGGAACTGTGGAGCCAGGTCGTCTCAAAGACTGCCAGTGAAGGAGTGGAAGAGTTCTCCCAGAGGCTCCCCTAAACTTAAGAGGAAGAGTAAAAAAGATGACGG GGATGCATCTCATGCCTCTCAGTCCAGGCAGCCTGAGCAGCATCATCAG CAGATGAACCCAGAGGTGCTGGAAGAACTCCTGATTTTGCTCCGTAACCAGCAGAGGGAGATAGCGGAGCTCCATCAGAGTCAGCTGGAGCTGCTTCAGAGAGTGACGGGCCACATGGACGCCGTGCAGAGCTCTGTCATAGCCCACGTAGAGCACGTCATGGTCAGCCAGCAGGAGCACGAAC agaggagaatggagagaatcCTAGCAGAGGGACACACCCGTAACCAGCAGCTCCAGGAGCATCTCTCGCAGCAGCTAGGTCAAACTCTCAGTAACACCCTTTGTAATCGGCTGGACAAGACTCTCCGAGAGGAGATGAAGAAGACTGTTCCTCCCA CTATCACCAAGAGCCTGGAGCCTGTCACTGCCCAAATGAGTAACACCATTGCTGCTAAGCTGACGGCTGTGGAGGCAGCACTGAAGGAGAACGTTAGCAAAGTCGTGAAGTCAAAG AACACCACAGATGCTATTGGCCGAGCAGCTGCCGAGGCAATGCAGGGGCCTATCCAGGCTGCCTACAAGGATGCTTTCCAAGGCATTGTGCTGCCTGTGTTTGAGAGAGGCTGCCAGTCTATGTTCCAGCAGATCAATGAGAGCTTCAAGCAGGGCACCCATGAGT ATATCCAGCAACTGGAGACCCATGTGAAGAACAAGAAGCAGCATGAGCAGGAAGCACGGGATCCTATGATTGGCCAGCTGCAACAGATGATTGACACGTTCCAGAACTCAACGGATCAGCTGGCCACCACCATCACAGCAAGTGTCCGCTCTGAGGTCCAGCATCAGCTCCACATGACGGTGGGAAA TTTGCAGGACTCGATCCTGACCCAGGTGCAGCGCATTGTGAAGGGTGAGGTGAGTATGGCCATGAAGGAGCAGCAGGCAGCTGTGAACTCCAGCATCATGCAGGCCATGCGCTCTGCTGCAGGCACGCCTGTCCCCACCGCACACCTGGACTACCAGGCCCAGCAAGCCAGCATCCTGCAGCTGCTGCAGCAGGGACAGCTCAACCAGGCCTTCCAACAG GCCCTGTCAGCCTCTGACCTGAACCTGGTTCTGTATGTGTGCGAGACCATCGACTCCCAGCAGGTGTTTGGCCAGCATCCCTGCCCCCTCATCCAGCCAGTGCTGCTGTCCCTAATACAGCAGCTGTCCACTAACCTGGCCACACGCTCTGAGCTCAAGATCAG tTACTTGGAGGATGCTGTGATGAACCTGGACCATGGTGATCCGGTGACGAGGGACCACATGAGTGCGGTGCTGTCCCAGGTCCGACAGAAGCTGTTCCAGTTCCTGCAGTCAGATCCACACAGTCCTCTCAGCAAGAGAGCCCGGCGCCTGGTGATGATGCTTCAGGGCCTGGTCAATCACTAG
- the LOC115134279 gene encoding enhancer of mRNA-decapping protein 4-like isoform X6, which yields MASNSNIDIEGATQHLRDILKLDRPGNSVDASPSENQSRTSFNGELNGLLGADLIGAGDRSTMAESTGPNSENMNTQECQIICLSGDDGSTCIPITSNNVEIVASRDSSIDSKARGSNKVKIQPVAKYDWEHKYYYGNLIAVSNAYLAYAIRGANNQAMIRVLSLGSAERTLLKGFTGAVTDLAFAHLDSTLLGCVDEAGNLVIWQLTCHSSKILDQVIVHVRRPEDTPLNSNRRLIWCPFILEDNEENPEDASQTLALLHEDRAEVWDLEILRSNNGTWPVDATDLKDGVITIKGHTDRISEGALSPDGTVLATASHDGYVKFWQIYIEGQDQPSPLPGFFHRCLHEWQPHNGNPLSCLLFCDNHKKQDPDVPFWRFLITGADQNQELKMWCTVSWTCLQTIRFSPDPFNSSVLPCLKASLDLSAECLILSDVQRKVLYVMELLQDQEKGRASFTAVSEFLLTHPVLSFGVQDVSHSRLCHTEVLPPDEESESMTADGNQGTMESKAGIQIKLYCVHTKSLQDVQIWFQPNLGSGSSLFLPHSNSNNGFGFSDHLTDMSVEGLSSDKESGCGSENDLCKIPALADFLSPSGTAAMPKLMTPDAFMTPSASVPASPGSSASSLTIVTAMSSNSDSGARGGEELTQSPKMSVESNSILIAGLGDNMPIYHLPQETTPHTLMFPLTYPLRPLQGLPSPNPPLSLDPQVIEPMLIQQASPTRARSPDVISSASTAMSQDIPEIASETLQRGLGGMSGAESRETLPALHTDSMASAASALHHLSPRNRNSSDHGHLPLELGAVVGAVEAEQRLSNTPSLLENALSQENAAAAASCSDNNVSHPWPAAPDITRETRNSLRDNGLGDCSREEIKDRHMSSPYHRRTYHLTQNDSQDASAEQSDHDDEVASLESSSGNCGARSSQRLPVKEWKSSPRGSPKLKRKSKKDDGDASHASQSRQPEQHHQQMNPEVLEELLILLRNQQREIAELHQSQLELLQRVTGHMDAVQSSVIAHVEHVMVSQQEHEQRRMERILAEGHTRNQQLQEHLSQQLGQTLSNTLCNRLDKTLREEMKKTVPPTITKSLEPVTAQMSNTIAAKLTAVEAALKENVSKVVKSKNTTDAIGRAAAEAMQGPIQAAYKDAFQGIVLPVFERGCQSMFQQINESFKQGTHEYIQQLETHVKNKKQHEQEARDPMIGQLQQMIDTFQNSTDQLATTITASVRSEVQHQLHMTVGNLQDSILTQVQRIVKGEVSMAMKEQQAAVNSSIMQAMRSAAGTPVPTAHLDYQAQQASILQLLQQGQLNQAFQQALSASDLNLVLYVCETIDSQQVFGQHPCPLIQPVLLSLIQQLSTNLATRSELKISYLEDAVMNLDHGDPVTRDHMSAVLSQVRQKLFQFLQSDPHSPLSKRARRLVMMLQGLVNH from the exons ATGCTTCTCCAAGTGAGAACCAAAGCAGAACATCTTTCAATGGTGAATTGAATGGACTTCTGGGAGCAGACCTTATAGGAGCAGGCGACAGGTCAACCATGGCTGAATCCACAGGCCCTAATTCAGAGAACATGAACACCCAAGAGTGTCAGATCAT CTGCCTCTCTGGGGATGATGGCTCCACTTGCATTCCCATCACATCTAACAATGTTGAAATTGTGGCCAGTCGAGACTCAAGCATTGACAGCAAGGCACGTGGCAGCAACAAG GTAAAAATCCAGCCTGTCGCCAAGTACGACTGGGAGCACAAGTATTACTACGGCAACCTCATTGCGGTCTCTAACGCATACCTGGCATATGCCATCCGAG GAGCAAACAACCAGGCCATGATCCGTGTGTTGAGCTTGGGCTCGGCAGAGCGCACCCTGCTGAAGGGCTTCACTGGTGCAGTCACAGACCTGGCCTTCGCACACCTGGATTCCACCCTGCTGGGATGTGTTGACGAGGCCGGTAACCTGGTCATCTGGCAGCTCACCTGCCATAGCAGCAAGATCCT CGATCAAGTCATTGTCCACGTCcggaggcctgaggacacacctCTGAACTCCAATAGGAGGTTGATCTGGTGTCCCTTCATCCTAGAGGACAATGAAGAGAACCCTGAGGATGCCAGCCAGACCCTGGCCCTACTGCATGAAGACaga GCTGAAGTGTGGGATCTGGAGATCCTCCGCAGCAACAATGGCACCTGGCCAGTAGATGCCACTGACCTAAAGGACGGAGTTATAACCATAAAAGGACATACAGAT CGCATCAGTGAAGGTGCCCTGTCTCCGGATGGCACAGTCTTGGCCACAGCCAGTCATGATGGATATGTAAAGTTCTGGCAAATCTACATTGAAGGACAGGACCAGCCAAG TCCTCTCCCCGGCTTCTTCCACAGATGTCTACACGAGTGGCAGCCCCACAACGGGAACCCCCTttcctgcctgctgttctgtgaCAACCACAAGAAACAGGACCCAGA TGTTCCATTCTGGCGCTTTCTGATTACTGGAGCTGATCAGAACCAGGAGTTGAAGATGTGGTGCACAGTGTCATGGACCTGCCTGCAGACCATCAG GTTCTCTCCAGACCCGTTCAACTCCTCAGTCCTGCCCTGTCTGAAGGCCAGTCTGGACCTGTCTGCAGAATGCCTCATCCTCAGTGACGTACAGAGAAAG GTGTTGTATGTGATGGAGTTGTTGCAGGACCAGGAAAAAGGCAGAGCCAGCTTCACAGCCGTGTCAGAGTTTCTGCTCACACACCCTGTGCTTAGCTTCGGTGTTCAGGATGTCAGCCACAGCCGCCTGTGCCACACGGAGGTCCTCCCGCCAGACGAGGAGAGCGAGAGTATGACTGCAG ATGGCAACCAGGGCACAATGGAATCCAAAGCTGGGATCCAAATCAAGCTATATTGTGTTCACACAAA GTCCCTTCAAGATGTGCAGATCTGGTTCCAGCCAAACCTTGGATCTGGCTCATCCTTGTTCCTGCCTCACTCGAACTCAAATAATGGCTTTG GTTTTTCAGATCACTTGACAGACATGAGTGTGGAAGGTTTGAGCTCTGATAAGGAATCTGGATGCGGCTCCGAAAATGATCTCTGCAAGATTCCCGCTCTTGCTGACTTCCTGTCCCCCTCTGGCACTGCTGCTATGCCCAAGCTCATGACCCCTGACGCCTTCATGACCCCCAGTGCTTCG GTCCCAGCCTCCCCAGGCAGCAGTGCCAGCAGCCTGACCATAGTGACAGCCATGAGCAGCAACTCTGACAGTGGCGCCAG gggaggagaggagctcaCCCAGAGCCCTAAGATGTCTGTGGAGAGCAACTCCATCCTCATCGCAGGCTTAGGGGACAACATGCCG ATTTACCATCTTCCACAAGAGACCACTCCTCATACGCTCATGTTCCCCCTCACCTACCCCCTCCGCCCTCTACAGGGGCTTCCCTCTCCAAACCCGCCCCTCTCGCTGGACCCGCAGGTCATTGAGCCTATGCTGATTCAGCAGGCCTCTCCTACCCGGGCCCGCTCTCCGGACGTCATCTCGTCTGCCTCCACGGCCATGTCTCAGGACATACCTGAGATCGCCTCTGAGACGCTGCAGCGAGGCCTGGGGGGGATGTCTGGAGCTGAATCTCGAGAAACTCTCCCAGCCCTCCACACAGACAGTATGGCTTCTGCAGCCTCAGCTCTTCACCACCTCTCTCCACGAAACCGGAACAGCTCTGACCATGGCCATCTGCCCCTGGAGCTGGGTGCTGTAGTAGGAGCAGTGGAGGCGGAACAGAGGCTCAGTAACACCCCCTCACTACTGGAGAACGCTCTGTCACAGGAGaatgctgctgccgctgcctccTGCTCAGACAACAATGTGAGCCACCCGTGGCCTGCAGCTCCTGACATCACACGGGAAACACGAAACAGCCTGCGAGACAATGGCCTGGGAGACTG TTCGAGGGAGGAAATTAAGGACAGACACATGTCCTCTCCATACCACAGACGCACCTACCACTTAACCCAGAATGACAGTCAGGACGCCAGTGCAGAACAGAG TGACCATGACGATGAGGTGGCCAGTCTAGAGTCGTCTTCAGGGAACTGTGGAGCCAGGTCGTCTCAAAGACTGCCAGTGAAGGAGTGGAAGAGTTCTCCCAGAGGCTCCCCTAAACTTAAGAGGAAGAGTAAAAAAGATGACGG GGATGCATCTCATGCCTCTCAGTCCAGGCAGCCTGAGCAGCATCATCAG CAGATGAACCCAGAGGTGCTGGAAGAACTCCTGATTTTGCTCCGTAACCAGCAGAGGGAGATAGCGGAGCTCCATCAGAGTCAGCTGGAGCTGCTTCAGAGAGTGACGGGCCACATGGACGCCGTGCAGAGCTCTGTCATAGCCCACGTAGAGCACGTCATGGTCAGCCAGCAGGAGCACGAAC agaggagaatggagagaatcCTAGCAGAGGGACACACCCGTAACCAGCAGCTCCAGGAGCATCTCTCGCAGCAGCTAGGTCAAACTCTCAGTAACACCCTTTGTAATCGGCTGGACAAGACTCTCCGAGAGGAGATGAAGAAGACTGTTCCTCCCA CTATCACCAAGAGCCTGGAGCCTGTCACTGCCCAAATGAGTAACACCATTGCTGCTAAGCTGACGGCTGTGGAGGCAGCACTGAAGGAGAACGTTAGCAAAGTCGTGAAGTCAAAG AACACCACAGATGCTATTGGCCGAGCAGCTGCCGAGGCAATGCAGGGGCCTATCCAGGCTGCCTACAAGGATGCTTTCCAAGGCATTGTGCTGCCTGTGTTTGAGAGAGGCTGCCAGTCTATGTTCCAGCAGATCAATGAGAGCTTCAAGCAGGGCACCCATGAGT ATATCCAGCAACTGGAGACCCATGTGAAGAACAAGAAGCAGCATGAGCAGGAAGCACGGGATCCTATGATTGGCCAGCTGCAACAGATGATTGACACGTTCCAGAACTCAACGGATCAGCTGGCCACCACCATCACAGCAAGTGTCCGCTCTGAGGTCCAGCATCAGCTCCACATGACGGTGGGAAA TTTGCAGGACTCGATCCTGACCCAGGTGCAGCGCATTGTGAAGGGTGAGGTGAGTATGGCCATGAAGGAGCAGCAGGCAGCTGTGAACTCCAGCATCATGCAGGCCATGCGCTCTGCTGCAGGCACGCCTGTCCCCACCGCACACCTGGACTACCAGGCCCAGCAAGCCAGCATCCTGCAGCTGCTGCAGCAGGGACAGCTCAACCAGGCCTTCCAACAG GCCCTGTCAGCCTCTGACCTGAACCTGGTTCTGTATGTGTGCGAGACCATCGACTCCCAGCAGGTGTTTGGCCAGCATCCCTGCCCCCTCATCCAGCCAGTGCTGCTGTCCCTAATACAGCAGCTGTCCACTAACCTGGCCACACGCTCTGAGCTCAAGATCAG tTACTTGGAGGATGCTGTGATGAACCTGGACCATGGTGATCCGGTGACGAGGGACCACATGAGTGCGGTGCTGTCCCAGGTCCGACAGAAGCTGTTCCAGTTCCTGCAGTCAGATCCACACAGTCCTCTCAGCAAGAGAGCCCGGCGCCTGGTGATGATGCTTCAGGGCCTGGTCAATCACTAG